A region of the Bacteroidota bacterium genome:
ACCGGTTATAGGTTCGAAATTATGAATAGAAAACGCCCAGGGATAAACGTAACCATCCCAGCCAATTAAATCGAACGGATGATTTGCGTAGTGATAAGGATAAATAATTCCCTGCTTTTTTATTTTGAAATAAAAATCACCCTGCTCATCGTAGGTTTTTAAATTTTGAGGTGTTTTGATATCGCGTTCACAAAATGGTGAGTGCTCCATTAATTGACCAACACGATTTAAATAACGTTTTGGAAATTCAATCGGAGAAAATGATTCAACAATTAATAGGCGATTATTTTCGGAATTAAATTCAATCTGATATAATGTTCCTCTTGGAACAATAACATAATCGCCATATTCAAATGGAATTTCTCCATACATGGTTTTTAATGTGCCTGTTCCTTCATGGATAAATATCATTTCATCAGCATCCACATTTTTGTAAAAGTAATCGCTCATACTTTTACGCGGCGCTGCCAATGAAATGTGTAAATCGCTGTTCACCAAAACCGCTTTCCTGCTTTCCAGATAGTCATCGACAGGTTGAATTTTAAATCCTTTTAAGGAGCGGTGTTTGAGTTGCTTCGACAAAACCACTTTTGGTTCAACACTATAGGCCTCGCCCACCTGTTTAATTTTTGTGGGTGGGTAAAGATGATATAATAAACTATACGTGTTGCTGAACCCTTCAGTTGAAAACAACTCTTCGTGGTAAAGTGTCCCGTCCGGCTTGCGGAATTGGGTATGACGTTTCTCGGGAATTTTCCCGGCTTTGTTGTAAAATGGCATAAAATGTCCCTTTTTGAGTATCCTATAGCAAAAATACAAAGGAAATCATTCTTGAAAAGGTGATTTTTGTCGGAGGTGATGTGGTTAAGTGCTCATATAGTTTAGACTACAATACCTGTAGTTTAGACTGAGATAAGTTTTAAGTGGCAGATATGGGATTTGATTAGGCCTTTAAGCGGTATGCGCCTGAATTCGGCATTTTTGGCCGGCAGCAGTTAAAGCAATCATGAAAGCCCGTTTTATGATAGAAATGGTGAATATGGTCAATGGATTATATTTGTGCAGCTAAATTGTTTTCCCATCGTTTATTATTCAACTTAAATCAACAACATGAAACATTTACGAATTATTGGTGTTTGTCTCTTTTTTTTACAGATTTTTACTGTTACTGCTCAGGATATTAAGGTTCAAACTTCTTTATTAGATAAAGAGGTTGGTGCAGATGCATCCAAAAATCTAGGTGGTGATGAAAGCGGATTTTATGTAGCCAGTTTTACTTCAAAATATAAATTTGAAGTTGGTTTTAATGCAACAGGCACTCAATCTGCATTAGTGATCCAGAAATTTTCGAATGACCTTAAATTGCTTGCAGAAAAGGAAATTGTTCAGGATGATGATGAAAGTTTAGAGTGGCCAATTTTATTAGGCGGCGACTTATACAGTATTTCATTTAAATTAAATAAAAAAAGCAAGACCTGGAATGTTTATGGTCAAAAATTAGAAACCGATAAATTATATAATTCCGGTACACCAATTTTATTATATTCAAAAAAACAAGGGGAGGATGAATTTTCTCTAGCGCTTCAGACGGCTCTGTCGCCCGACAAAAAAAGTATCGCTTTTCATTCTTTTTACTCGCCGGGTGCCGGGAGGGATTATGCGCGTGTATTGGACCGTTATTATGGAGGTAATAGTACAACTATTGCAGTATTTGGTGAAGGCATGGTGAAAAATTGGGAAAAAGAAATTGTAATTCCGTATGGTGAAAATAAATACACCACATCGCAGGTACAGGTTGATAATAATGGTGATGTTTATGTTTTGGGATGGAGATTTGGTGCTGAAATCAACAAAATGAAACCAAGCGCCAATAAAGCAATTACAAGCTTACATAAAATTACAAACAAAGGAGCAACAATAACTGAACTTGAACTTAATATAAAAGGCGTTAATATTTTAGATGGTACAATGGCTTTTGATAAAACAGGTAATATAATGGTATCAGGAATTTGTAATTCGAATGATGAACCAAAAGAGATAGATGCTTTCTATGCTATTTCAGTAGATAAATCAACCCTCACAATTGCTAATGCGACATCTAAAAAATTTACCGCAGATTTATTAAAACGACTTGAAACCAATAAAAATGCCAACCTTGAATTTTCACTTGATGAGTTGTTATTAATGGACAATGGCGATTTTATTTTTTTGATTGAAGAATTTATTTACAGTGAAACTCAGGCCGGCGGTGTATACAGTGCTTTGAGTCTAATATCAGTTGGTATTGACGCGAATGCCGGAATAACCTGGATGAATGCCGTGCCCAAAAAACAATATACTATTTTAGATGATTATACATCCTATAATTTTATGCAAACCCGAGATAAAATATATTTATTTTATAATGGCAATGTAAAAAATGTAAATGCAAAAAGTTATGCTGAGCTCGAAGATTACCAGGCTAAAAATTCGGCAATTATGATGGTGACAATTAGCAGCGACGGCACTTATAAAAAGGTTGTTATTCCGGCAGAAATCAGCACTTACCAGTTGCGCGTTACCATGTCGCAGCAATCAACAAAAGATAAATTTATTTTCTTTGCCAAAGATGGAAAAAAGGAATACATTGGAGCGATTCAATTTAATTAATGTGCTGTTTTACTAAAGATGTTATTTAAACTCCGAATCGCGTTAGGGATTGTAGTGGAAAGCCCGCAGGAGCTGTAACGCAGTGGAAGCGACGAGGACTTGGAACGGAAAGCCCGGCCCCTATAGTAGATAAATAATTTGCGGGGGCAAATTATTTATCACTATAGGGGAAACGCCCAAAAAAAATTACAAACCTCTGCGTTTAATTTCTTTGTCGATGAGATTGAGTTCACGGCTCATTTGTCCGCTTACCGATTTGTTTTCCTGAGCGCGACGAATTAAATAAGGGATTACATCTTTAACAGGACCGTAAGGTAAATATTTTGTTACATTAAATCCGGCCTTTGCGAGGTTGTAAGTAATTTGATCGCTCATGCCATATAATTGTGAAAAATAAAAATGCGGATGATT
Encoded here:
- a CDS encoding homogentisate 1,2-dioxygenase; the encoded protein is MPFYNKAGKIPEKRHTQFRKPDGTLYHEELFSTEGFSNTYSLLYHLYPPTKIKQVGEAYSVEPKVVLSKQLKHRSLKGFKIQPVDDYLESRKAVLVNSDLHISLAAPRKSMSDYFYKNVDADEMIFIHEGTGTLKTMYGEIPFEYGDYVIVPRGTLYQIEFNSENNRLLIVESFSPIEFPKRYLNRVGQLMEHSPFCERDIKTPQNLKTYDEQGDFYFKIKKQGIIYPYHYANHPFDLIGWDGYVYPWAFSIHNFEPITGRVHQPPPVHQTFEAHNFVVCSFVPRMYDYHPLAIPAPYNHSNIDSDEILYYVDGDFMSRKSVERGQITLHPGGIPHGPHPGTYEGSIGKTETKELAVMIDPFKPLQLTEAALEIEDTEYYLSWLS